In Blastocatellia bacterium, one genomic interval encodes:
- a CDS encoding amidohydrolase family protein: MPANNGDTTNATTLYLADWILPVSRPPFRRGGIAVTGSRIVCVDRERALRSRYPEAEVRDFGPAALLPGLVNVHCHLELTVMRGLLEERSFSRWLLKLTRSRNQLSSEDLIDSARAGVCEAIRSGQTTLADVGATTSGFIALCESGLRGIAFQEVIALRPGDAEPSLDALARRVSELRAHPARTEEVLVGVSPHAPYTVTAELFRRVSVLALRESLPICIHVAESEAEDQFLRHGRGDFALLYRTRLIRWTPPRCSPIAYLHQLGILDARPLLIHCVRADEEDVRLIAESGSSIAHCPTSNAKLGHGIAPLARFLRARIPVGLGTDSVASNNLCDLLGEARFCVLLHRAAAIGDERSRISPWLTPTDILQMATLGGARALSLDNRIGSLEEGKEADFTVITLAHLHTQPIYDPVTAIIFSCRAEDVIFTAVAGRVLYDGHRVRTMDEDRLSARLKEISTRLASGGK, from the coding sequence ATGCCGGCAAATAATGGCGACACGACAAACGCGACGACGCTCTATCTGGCCGACTGGATCCTCCCGGTCAGTCGGCCTCCCTTTCGCCGAGGAGGAATTGCCGTCACCGGCTCCAGGATTGTCTGTGTGGATCGCGAGCGCGCGCTCCGCTCCCGCTATCCGGAGGCCGAGGTGCGGGATTTCGGTCCCGCCGCTTTACTTCCGGGACTGGTCAATGTCCACTGCCACCTGGAGCTGACGGTCATGCGCGGGCTCCTCGAAGAGAGATCGTTCTCTCGCTGGCTGCTCAAACTGACCCGGTCGCGCAACCAGTTGTCGAGCGAGGACCTCATAGATAGCGCCCGCGCTGGCGTCTGTGAGGCAATCCGTTCGGGCCAAACCACACTGGCCGACGTTGGTGCCACCACATCGGGGTTTATCGCTCTTTGTGAAAGCGGCCTGCGTGGAATCGCCTTTCAGGAGGTCATCGCGCTTCGACCGGGGGACGCCGAGCCGAGTCTTGATGCATTGGCCCGCCGGGTTTCTGAACTCCGTGCTCACCCGGCCCGCACCGAGGAGGTGCTGGTGGGCGTCTCTCCCCACGCTCCCTATACGGTGACGGCAGAACTCTTCCGTCGGGTCAGCGTGCTGGCCCTCCGGGAAAGTCTTCCCATCTGCATTCATGTGGCAGAGTCTGAAGCCGAGGACCAGTTTCTTCGCCACGGGCGCGGCGACTTCGCCCTTCTTTACCGCACCCGATTGATCCGCTGGACGCCACCGCGCTGTTCCCCGATCGCCTATCTTCATCAGCTCGGGATACTCGACGCGCGTCCGCTCCTCATCCACTGCGTGCGAGCGGATGAGGAAGATGTCCGCCTTATCGCCGAGAGCGGCTCGTCCATTGCCCATTGCCCGACATCCAACGCCAAACTCGGCCATGGGATCGCACCGCTCGCTCGTTTTCTGCGGGCGCGGATTCCGGTTGGACTGGGCACCGACAGCGTGGCCAGCAATAATCTCTGCGATTTGCTCGGCGAGGCGCGCTTTTGCGTGCTCCTGCATCGTGCTGCGGCAATAGGTGATGAACGGAGTCGGATTTCTCCCTGGCTCACTCCAACCGACATTCTGCAAATGGCGACGCTCGGCGGCGCGCGGGCCCTTTCGCTAGATAATCGCATCGGTTCGCTTGAGGAGGGCAAAGAAGCCGATTTCACTGTCATCACGCTGGCTCACCTGCACACCCAGCCCATCTATGATCCGGTGACGGCAATTATCTTCTCCTGCCGGGCAGAGGATGTGATTTTCACCGCCGTCGCCGGGCGCGTTCTCTACGATGGACACAGAGTCCGCACGATGGACGAAGATCGCCTCTCCGCCCGGCTCAAGGAAATTTCCACACGCCTCGCGTCAGGAGGGAAGTGA
- the rpoD gene encoding RNA polymerase sigma factor RpoD, with product MGRKRKDLDTLLKEVSISTVEANEGESEVPFPLSDESEEAIREVLGLRQTPRRDDEEEHAQTDFLWAVEMKPEDGREEPDADPDAEDDRSIDSIRLYLREMSVIPLLTREGEVRYARQIQRGRRQVLKALSRFPGVIAHLLSMRDRLIRGEMSIRDILVGPEPNDCAETDEGMATADVTGFLDRLAEIERLSNKLAQLQQRSRRWSVRGNRRHWWALARVRVQLSRAVRCQRRAPGEWMTDVEFTPRLLDELIGLVRSAVQEVEQAEHVIEHLRAERARTRGRRDRNRLTRQLRAARAGLARLEQKHGVSAPELKRLWQMIQRGDREASEGRQRMIEANLRLVISIAKRHIHRGLHFLDLVQEGNLGLMRAVEKFDWRRGYKFSTYATWWIRQAITRAIADQARTIRIPVHMVETIQRVMKTSRLLAQELGREPTHDELAERLNLSVSKVRQILKIAQDPISLETPIGDDEGSHLGNFIEDKSLASPLDAVLASNCRHVTEEALRLLTEREALILKMRFGLPPYDQEYTLEEIGRRLKVTRERIRQIEAKAIKKLRHPTRSQALRSFIDGRVNA from the coding sequence ATGGGACGGAAACGCAAAGACCTCGATACCCTGCTCAAAGAAGTGAGTATTTCCACCGTCGAGGCGAACGAGGGAGAGAGCGAGGTCCCCTTCCCTCTCTCGGATGAATCCGAGGAAGCCATCAGGGAAGTTCTGGGATTACGACAGACACCGCGTCGGGATGACGAGGAAGAGCACGCCCAGACTGACTTTTTGTGGGCAGTGGAAATGAAACCGGAGGATGGGCGTGAAGAGCCCGATGCGGACCCGGACGCCGAGGATGATCGCAGCATTGACTCGATCCGTCTTTACCTGAGAGAAATGAGTGTCATCCCCCTGCTCACGCGAGAAGGGGAGGTGCGATATGCGCGCCAGATTCAGCGGGGTCGGCGTCAGGTGCTGAAGGCGCTCTCGCGGTTTCCCGGTGTGATTGCCCATCTTCTGTCCATGCGGGACCGGCTCATTCGAGGCGAGATGAGCATCCGTGACATCCTCGTCGGTCCTGAGCCAAACGACTGCGCGGAGACGGACGAAGGGATGGCCACGGCGGATGTTACCGGATTCCTCGACAGGCTCGCGGAAATTGAACGACTGAGCAACAAACTGGCACAGCTTCAACAACGTTCCCGTCGGTGGTCAGTCCGAGGAAATCGCCGTCACTGGTGGGCGCTCGCTCGAGTCCGCGTCCAACTTTCACGAGCGGTGCGATGCCAGCGCAGGGCTCCGGGCGAATGGATGACTGACGTTGAGTTTACGCCTCGCCTTCTCGATGAACTTATCGGGCTCGTTCGCTCTGCCGTCCAGGAGGTCGAACAGGCCGAGCACGTGATCGAGCACCTGCGGGCCGAGCGCGCCCGGACTCGCGGACGCCGCGACCGAAATCGTCTGACCCGCCAGCTCAGAGCTGCCCGCGCCGGTCTCGCCCGTCTCGAACAAAAGCACGGGGTCTCTGCGCCTGAACTGAAACGCCTGTGGCAGATGATCCAACGCGGAGATCGGGAAGCCAGCGAAGGTCGCCAGAGGATGATCGAAGCCAATCTTCGACTGGTCATCTCCATCGCCAAGCGACATATCCATCGCGGGCTACACTTCCTCGATCTCGTCCAGGAGGGCAATCTCGGCCTCATGCGGGCGGTGGAGAAATTTGATTGGCGGCGCGGCTATAAGTTCTCGACCTATGCCACCTGGTGGATTCGCCAGGCGATCACGCGAGCCATTGCCGATCAGGCGCGAACCATTCGCATTCCGGTTCACATGGTCGAGACTATCCAGCGGGTAATGAAGACATCGCGTCTGCTGGCTCAGGAACTGGGGCGCGAGCCAACTCATGATGAGCTGGCCGAGCGATTGAATCTGTCGGTCTCCAAGGTCCGCCAGATCCTCAAAATCGCCCAGGATCCGATCTCGCTGGAAACCCCGATCGGAGACGACGAAGGTTCGCATCTGGGGAATTTCATCGAAGACAAGTCTCTCGCTAGCCCGCTTGATGCCGTTCTTGCCAGTAACTGCCGCCACGTGACAGAAGAAGCCCTCCGGTTACTGACCGAGCGCGAGGCTCTAATCCTTAAAATGCGGTTCGGGTTGCCTCCCTACGACCAGGAATATACGCTGGAGGAAATCGGTCGCCGGTTGAAAGTGACCCGCGAACGGATTCGCCAGATTGAGGCCAAAGCTATAAAGAAGCTCCGTCATCCCACGCGCAGCCAGGCCCTCCGCTCGTTCATTGACGGTCGGGTGAACGCTTGA
- a CDS encoding redoxin domain-containing protein — protein MRREGVSCATVLLILAVTAGAQAGPQTGGSSQRPAERPAVEYVQEVTQLLREANRADLSEQETKAARARAQQQALQYASVVKARQPRGLEKFYLGYLYALADRADEALMLFRDVVADDSVVPEERERVRLNVIEKLCQAGRLKDAELEAAAISDRAFNAEEVRAGAYHLLAIAATTAGQVDAAVAYEERSLEAARKSGIIPLISRSAWALAQLYVAVGRIPDAARMLSEVKAEFERQSVVGGDAAQTLQKSASYIKSALAQLEMLGKPAPEIVTVKWLEEEPTTLARLKGKVVALEFWAAWCPDCRGMIPHLREWAARYQKDGLKILTVTRYYGFNGREVGRATREEEETFLIHFKRLRQLPYGTAIDDGQRSFDLYSVTWVPTIAIIDRAGRVRFVFTWHENPALCEMMIKKILAEPAPSNS, from the coding sequence ATGAGGCGAGAGGGTGTGAGTTGCGCTACCGTGCTATTGATCCTGGCCGTGACGGCCGGAGCACAGGCCGGCCCGCAGACGGGGGGTTCGTCACAACGCCCGGCCGAACGCCCTGCAGTTGAGTATGTTCAGGAAGTCACGCAACTGTTGCGCGAGGCCAATCGCGCGGATCTCTCCGAACAGGAGACCAAAGCGGCGCGTGCCCGAGCCCAGCAGCAAGCCCTTCAGTATGCCTCCGTTGTGAAGGCGCGACAGCCCCGCGGCCTGGAGAAGTTCTATCTCGGTTATCTTTACGCCCTGGCTGATCGGGCCGATGAAGCTCTCATGTTATTCCGCGACGTCGTCGCCGATGACTCGGTAGTTCCGGAAGAGCGCGAGCGCGTGCGTCTGAATGTGATCGAAAAGCTGTGTCAGGCCGGACGGCTGAAGGACGCTGAACTGGAGGCCGCGGCAATCTCCGATCGCGCCTTCAATGCCGAGGAGGTTCGCGCCGGAGCGTACCATCTGCTGGCCATTGCTGCAACGACCGCCGGTCAGGTGGACGCCGCTGTGGCCTATGAGGAGAGATCGCTGGAAGCCGCTCGGAAAAGCGGCATCATTCCGCTGATTTCCCGGTCGGCCTGGGCGCTCGCTCAATTGTACGTGGCCGTCGGTCGCATCCCGGATGCCGCCCGGATGCTCAGCGAAGTAAAAGCCGAGTTCGAGCGTCAATCGGTCGTCGGTGGGGATGCAGCCCAGACGCTGCAAAAATCGGCGAGCTATATCAAGAGCGCTCTGGCGCAACTGGAGATGCTGGGAAAACCGGCTCCCGAGATCGTCACCGTCAAGTGGCTGGAGGAAGAACCGACCACCCTCGCGCGCCTCAAAGGGAAGGTCGTTGCCCTCGAATTCTGGGCCGCCTGGTGCCCGGATTGTCGGGGTATGATCCCTCATCTCCGCGAATGGGCTGCCAGGTACCAGAAAGATGGCTTGAAAATTCTCACCGTGACCCGGTACTACGGATTCAACGGACGCGAGGTCGGACGGGCAACCCGGGAGGAGGAGGAAACGTTCCTCATCCACTTCAAGCGGCTTCGGCAGCTTCCCTACGGGACGGCGATTGACGATGGTCAGCGGAGCTTCGACCTGTACAGTGTGACCTGGGTGCCCACGATTGCCATCATTGATCGGGCGGGGCGCGTACGGTTCGTCTTCACCTGGCACGAGAATCCCGCACTCTGCGAGATGATGATCAAGAAAATTCTTGCCGAGCCCGCCCCATCCAACAGTTGA
- a CDS encoding ribonuclease HII, whose translation MKGDRITRCTAVLEQQLSRRGYRFIAGVDEVGRGALAGPVVAAAVILDLSNIPDGIDDSKKLRPARRSQLAEAIRLSARAVSVAAVEAGEIDRINILEATKRAMLQALAGLQPAPDFVLVDALTLPNLPIPQRAIVHGDSLSVSIAAASIVAKAWRDRLMVEYDRLHPGYGFARNAGYGTKEHLQALQKLGPSPIHRLTFRGTQTNLFPL comes from the coding sequence ATGAAGGGGGACCGAATCACTCGCTGCACCGCAGTGCTGGAACAGCAGTTGAGCCGCCGGGGATATCGTTTCATCGCGGGCGTGGACGAAGTCGGACGTGGGGCACTGGCCGGCCCAGTTGTGGCCGCAGCCGTGATTCTCGATCTCTCGAACATCCCTGATGGGATTGATGACTCCAAGAAATTACGACCGGCTCGCCGGAGCCAACTCGCCGAAGCAATTCGTCTCTCGGCCAGAGCTGTTTCAGTGGCTGCCGTCGAAGCCGGGGAAATTGATCGAATCAATATCCTTGAGGCCACCAAACGTGCAATGCTCCAGGCCCTCGCGGGACTTCAACCGGCGCCCGATTTCGTCCTGGTGGATGCGCTCACTCTACCGAATCTGCCGATCCCTCAGCGGGCAATTGTTCATGGTGATTCCCTGTCGGTCTCAATCGCCGCAGCCTCCATCGTGGCCAAGGCATGGCGTGATCGTCTCATGGTCGAATATGACCGCCTTCATCCTGGCTATGGGTTTGCTCGGAACGCCGGCTACGGGACGAAGGAGCATCTCCAGGCCTTGCAGAAACTCGGTCCCTCGCCGATTCACCGCCTGACCTTCCGGGGAACTCAAACGAACCTTTTCCCGTTATGA
- a CDS encoding kelch repeat-containing protein: MRVGRQKIIAGLLIGAMAPCAIAESSLQARILPSVTISPSIFPAAQGSQALVCLSGRSDATTSVLIPGDTFVVTLAGARVMLGGNVHRITTDSPRFTSGQFLATVDASQNSLELRYLGSPAPLTSRDIICAEITLVTTADIGPVPVLFSVPNDPLRYGPSENVVRFLTVVDFPTGPPGPPGPPGPAGPPGPPGPPGPPGPERATTQADTSGLPPGAIILGRPGDAVIAAAGYSEIGRSSIEAWFPTSMTNVPSARSGHTAVWTGSEMIIWGGSTLIIGGFTNTGAKYNPTTDTWTPTSTTGAPSARTNHTAVWTGSEMIIWGGTSLLSPLNDGGRYDPTTNTWRPVTRTGAPAARSGHTAVWTGTEMIVWGGSTSSGLTNTGARYNPATDTWTPMSTANAPSPRSSHTAIWTGKEMIVWGGFVGGSSRTNTGARYDPQTDTWKPISTTNAPSARSNHTAIWTGSVMVVWGGINNLDFYGNGGRYDPTKDTWTAVSTANAPDERSSHTAVWTGKEMIIWGGNNFNGAQRSGARYDPETNAWSSFTSSNSPTARTGHTAVWTGAEMIIWGGVGPLNTGGRLGFLSFYRKN, encoded by the coding sequence ATGAGAGTAGGGCGTCAGAAAATCATCGCGGGCCTCCTGATCGGAGCGATGGCTCCTTGCGCGATAGCTGAATCATCGCTCCAGGCGCGGATACTACCGAGCGTGACGATTTCGCCGAGCATCTTCCCGGCAGCTCAGGGGTCGCAGGCGCTGGTATGTCTCTCGGGGCGAAGCGATGCGACGACATCGGTGCTGATTCCGGGCGATACCTTCGTTGTGACGCTGGCCGGGGCCCGAGTGATGCTTGGCGGGAATGTGCACCGGATAACGACGGATTCTCCGAGGTTCACTTCAGGTCAATTCCTGGCTACAGTGGATGCCAGCCAGAACAGTCTGGAACTTCGGTATCTTGGATCGCCCGCCCCTTTAACCTCGCGTGACATTATTTGCGCCGAGATCACGCTGGTGACAACAGCGGATATAGGACCGGTCCCCGTTCTCTTTTCTGTCCCGAATGATCCGCTGCGCTATGGGCCGAGCGAAAATGTTGTGCGATTTCTGACGGTGGTGGATTTTCCCACCGGGCCTCCCGGGCCTCCCGGCCCCCCAGGACCAGCCGGTCCTCCGGGACCGCCTGGTCCTCCGGGGCCCCCTGGTCCTGAACGGGCCACGACCCAAGCCGATACATCAGGACTACCGCCGGGGGCAATCATTCTCGGACGACCGGGTGACGCGGTGATTGCCGCTGCGGGATACAGCGAAATCGGCAGATCATCTATTGAAGCCTGGTTCCCCACGAGCATGACCAACGTGCCAAGTGCCCGAAGCGGTCACACGGCTGTGTGGACGGGGTCGGAGATGATCATCTGGGGCGGGAGCACTCTGATCATCGGCGGATTCACCAATACCGGGGCGAAGTACAATCCTACTACCGATACTTGGACGCCAACAAGCACTACCGGAGCGCCCAGCGCGAGAACGAATCACACGGCTGTATGGACGGGATCGGAGATGATCATCTGGGGCGGAACATCGCTCCTCAGCCCGCTAAACGATGGGGGACGTTATGATCCCACAACCAATACGTGGAGACCGGTGACCAGGACCGGAGCCCCTGCAGCGCGTAGCGGACACACGGCCGTGTGGACCGGTACGGAAATGATCGTCTGGGGCGGAAGTACAAGCAGCGGTTTGACCAATACGGGCGCACGCTACAATCCCGCCACCGATACCTGGACGCCAATGAGTACGGCCAATGCACCGTCGCCCCGCAGCTCACATACAGCCATCTGGACGGGTAAGGAGATGATCGTCTGGGGAGGATTCGTCGGCGGCAGCAGCCGGACAAATACCGGGGCTCGCTACGATCCCCAAACCGATACCTGGAAGCCCATTAGTACTACGAACGCACCATCGGCGCGCAGCAACCACACGGCCATCTGGACGGGATCCGTCATGGTGGTGTGGGGAGGCATCAACAACCTTGATTTCTACGGCAACGGCGGCCGTTATGATCCGACCAAAGACACCTGGACGGCCGTCAGCACCGCCAATGCTCCCGATGAGCGCAGCAGCCACACGGCCGTGTGGACGGGAAAAGAGATGATTATCTGGGGAGGGAACAATTTCAACGGAGCACAACGCTCAGGTGCTCGCTATGACCCGGAAACCAACGCCTGGTCCTCGTTCACGAGTTCGAATTCACCAACAGCACGCACCGGCCACACGGCCGTGTGGACAGGGGCAGAGATGATCATCTGGGGCGGTGTGGGCCCTCTCAATACAGGAGGCCGTCTCGGATTCCTTTCCTTCTACCGGAAGAACTGA
- a CDS encoding M1 family metallopeptidase yields the protein MRRNCAGIIGVLLAASGWLGNSPPQIESPHPLLPGVSVTEASRPPASAAPQEPIVAYRIEATLDVDRKAVAGKELLRWKNDSPDDVRELQFHLYLNAFKNSETTFMRESRNTVRLERFDFTHWGYTDVRSFRIVGGEDLTSRIEYIQPDDGNSADQTVMRVTLPEPVRAGQAITLEIEFLSQLPRLTTRSGFFRDFFFVAQWFPKIGVYEKAGTRGRLTGGWNCHQYHAASEFYANFGTYDVSLRVPKGYIVGATGGVPRETSDNGDGTITYRFVQENVHDFAWTASPRFLRVERDFIARKEVSEAEMAEMMRLFGLPREEIELGDVKVILLIQPDHAHQIERHFRAAFQAIKYFGLWYGRYPYSTLTVVDPPRGGEPAGGMEYPTLITAGTRWWAPRRVLQPEGVIVHEFGHQYWYGMVANNEFEEAWLDEGINSYSTGKVLEKAYGPNYLHERFFGIPVPGMTWLQVSLPPIPFVGVERVPLGSYLTDIAQYSWQRSWSQYIERPSDDDMKRAAWEYYDLASYRVNSYQKPELLLRTLEGYLGEEVMARVLRNYHQRFRFRHPTTEDFIETVREVTGQDLRWFFSQVVYGSGVLDYAVAEVRSEPVTPPQGVGPPSPPQPPGGRLFESTVTIRRLGTVTFPVEVEVVFDSGERRREHWDGQGRWYRLHYLRAARVVSATVDPDRRVFLDVNRTNNSRRLIPNRRATYRWAGKWLLWLQNLLHQVSLFG from the coding sequence ATGAGGCGAAATTGCGCTGGAATTATTGGCGTGCTGCTTGCCGCCAGTGGATGGCTGGGAAACTCGCCCCCACAGATCGAAAGCCCGCATCCGCTTCTCCCGGGCGTGTCCGTTACTGAAGCGTCACGACCACCGGCGAGCGCCGCTCCCCAAGAACCCATTGTGGCGTATCGAATCGAGGCGACGCTTGATGTTGACCGCAAGGCCGTCGCGGGCAAGGAACTTCTGCGCTGGAAAAACGATTCACCGGATGATGTCCGGGAACTTCAGTTTCATCTCTATCTCAATGCCTTCAAAAATAGCGAGACGACCTTCATGCGTGAGTCGCGGAACACGGTGCGGTTGGAGCGATTCGATTTCACCCACTGGGGCTACACCGACGTGCGATCGTTCCGGATCGTGGGAGGGGAAGACCTGACGTCTCGCATCGAATACATCCAGCCGGACGATGGCAACTCCGCCGATCAAACGGTCATGCGTGTGACATTGCCCGAACCGGTTCGTGCGGGCCAGGCGATTACGTTGGAGATCGAATTCCTTTCCCAGCTCCCCCGACTCACGACACGGAGCGGATTCTTCCGCGACTTTTTTTTCGTGGCGCAATGGTTCCCCAAGATCGGTGTCTATGAGAAGGCGGGGACGCGCGGGCGCCTGACCGGAGGGTGGAACTGCCATCAGTACCACGCCGCCAGTGAATTCTACGCGAACTTCGGCACCTATGACGTGAGTCTCCGCGTGCCCAAAGGCTATATCGTGGGAGCCACCGGAGGCGTTCCCCGCGAAACGTCGGACAACGGGGACGGGACGATCACCTATAGGTTCGTTCAAGAAAACGTGCACGATTTCGCCTGGACGGCGAGCCCGCGATTTCTTCGCGTGGAGCGGGATTTCATCGCCCGAAAGGAAGTAAGCGAAGCGGAAATGGCCGAGATGATGCGGCTCTTTGGCCTCCCGCGTGAGGAGATTGAGCTTGGCGATGTCAAGGTCATCCTACTCATTCAGCCTGATCATGCTCATCAGATCGAGCGCCATTTTCGCGCCGCGTTTCAGGCCATCAAATATTTCGGCCTCTGGTATGGTCGCTATCCCTACTCGACATTAACCGTTGTTGATCCGCCGCGCGGGGGAGAACCTGCCGGGGGAATGGAATATCCGACACTGATTACGGCCGGGACCCGGTGGTGGGCCCCGCGTCGCGTGCTTCAACCCGAAGGCGTGATCGTTCACGAATTCGGCCATCAGTACTGGTATGGAATGGTCGCCAACAATGAGTTCGAGGAGGCCTGGCTCGACGAGGGAATCAATTCCTATTCGACGGGCAAAGTGCTGGAGAAGGCCTACGGACCGAACTATCTCCACGAGCGGTTCTTCGGCATCCCTGTGCCGGGGATGACGTGGTTACAGGTGTCGCTGCCGCCCATCCCCTTTGTCGGTGTGGAGCGCGTGCCGCTGGGAAGCTATCTCACCGATATTGCCCAATACTCGTGGCAGCGCAGCTGGAGCCAGTATATCGAGCGGCCCTCGGACGACGACATGAAACGAGCTGCCTGGGAGTATTACGATCTTGCCAGTTATCGTGTGAATTCCTATCAGAAACCGGAACTGTTGTTGCGCACCCTGGAAGGGTACCTGGGGGAAGAGGTCATGGCCCGCGTCCTGCGGAACTACCACCAACGGTTTCGCTTCCGCCATCCGACGACGGAAGATTTTATCGAGACGGTGAGGGAGGTCACGGGTCAGGATCTTCGCTGGTTTTTCTCTCAGGTCGTCTATGGGTCGGGTGTTCTCGATTATGCCGTCGCTGAAGTCCGCAGTGAGCCAGTCACTCCCCCACAGGGGGTCGGTCCACCTTCTCCTCCTCAGCCTCCTGGAGGGAGGCTCTTTGAGTCCACAGTAACGATTCGGCGACTGGGCACGGTCACATTCCCCGTGGAGGTTGAAGTCGTCTTCGATTCCGGCGAGCGTCGTCGTGAACACTGGGACGGACAGGGACGATGGTATCGCTTGCACTATCTTCGCGCAGCCCGCGTCGTTTCTGCAACGGTGGATCCGGATCGCCGCGTCTTTCTCGATGTCAACAGGACCAATAATAGCCGACGACTGATTCCCAATCGGAGAGCGACCTACCGATGGGCCGGGAAATGGCTTCTCTGGCTTCAAAACCTGTTGCATCAGGTGAGCCTGTTCGGCTGA
- a CDS encoding AAA family ATPase has translation MKLAIIGTHGCGKTALAFSLCTELQKRGHRVELVVEMARRSPFPINEATSEASQLWILHRHIAAELEAASRADAIVCDRSVLDNYAYYCHKFGRRSYLDALIENWIPTYTLLVKVPIVDEWLIDDGVRSTDRRFQAEIDRLVETLLDDLVRDRTSILRLSYPFSVHQVLDRLMANRHLP, from the coding sequence ATGAAATTGGCGATTATTGGGACTCACGGATGCGGCAAGACGGCGCTGGCTTTCTCTCTCTGCACGGAACTGCAGAAGCGCGGTCATCGTGTGGAGCTGGTCGTCGAGATGGCCCGTCGGAGCCCTTTTCCTATCAACGAGGCCACATCCGAGGCCAGTCAATTGTGGATCCTTCATCGCCACATCGCGGCGGAACTGGAAGCGGCCAGCCGCGCCGATGCCATTGTCTGCGACCGCTCGGTCCTGGACAACTATGCCTACTACTGTCACAAGTTCGGACGCCGGTCTTACCTTGACGCCCTCATCGAAAACTGGATTCCCACCTACACGCTGCTGGTGAAGGTTCCCATCGTGGATGAATGGCTCATTGATGATGGCGTGCGCTCGACCGACCGGCGGTTTCAAGCCGAGATTGATCGGCTGGTCGAGACGCTCCTTGACGATCTCGTGCGCGACCGAACGTCCATCCTGCGCTTGAGCTATCCCTTCAGCGTGCATCAGGTGCTTGACAGGCTAATGGCCAACCGGCACCTCCCGTGA
- a CDS encoding MgtC/SapB family protein → MDLWIESLIRLMAAAFLGGLIGLERELSHKPAGLRTNMLICSGSALFMIVSQLVAGSGTHSGDPGRIAAQVVAGIGFLGAGVIVHSRGSVVGVTTGATIFVIAAIGLAVGGGYYVPAAAATLIVIVSLLVLGKLEKAVLPKNQQPFFFTITTTDVQGVLTELGRLAREQKFAVETISAEPIQDGFRLRFTIQTTPEGHEKIVPLLLTLPGALRVELPGNAGK, encoded by the coding sequence ATGGACTTGTGGATTGAAAGTCTCATTCGACTCATGGCCGCCGCTTTCCTGGGCGGTCTCATCGGGCTGGAGCGAGAGCTGAGTCACAAACCTGCCGGCTTGAGGACGAACATGTTGATTTGTTCGGGATCGGCGCTCTTCATGATCGTCTCTCAACTCGTGGCCGGCAGCGGGACCCACAGCGGGGATCCCGGTCGGATCGCCGCACAGGTCGTCGCCGGGATCGGTTTCCTCGGGGCAGGCGTCATCGTGCACAGTCGTGGTTCAGTCGTCGGAGTCACAACGGGAGCCACGATCTTCGTCATCGCTGCCATCGGTCTGGCCGTCGGCGGAGGGTACTATGTCCCGGCAGCGGCCGCGACGCTCATCGTCATCGTCTCGCTTCTCGTTCTGGGAAAACTGGAGAAAGCCGTCCTCCCGAAGAACCAGCAACCATTCTTCTTCACCATCACAACGACTGATGTCCAGGGAGTTCTCACCGAACTCGGCCGACTCGCTCGTGAGCAGAAGTTCGCCGTAGAGACCATTTCCGCCGAACCGATCCAGGACGGCTTTCGTCTGCGGTTCACGATTCAAACGACGCCGGAGGGACACGAGAAGATCGTGCCGCTGCTCTTGACACTGCCGGGGGCTCTGCGCGTAGAGTTGCCGGGCAATGCCGGCAAATAA
- the thiS gene encoding sulfur carrier protein ThiS has translation MRVILNGIEREIPDGMTISELLNYLDLAPERLAVERNYQIVRRADWEHVRIEEGDRVEIVHFVGGG, from the coding sequence ATGCGTGTGATTCTCAACGGGATCGAACGAGAAATTCCCGATGGGATGACGATCTCCGAGTTGCTGAACTACCTCGATCTCGCTCCCGAACGCCTCGCTGTCGAGCGGAATTATCAGATCGTTCGCCGCGCCGATTGGGAGCACGTCAGAATCGAGGAGGGAGATCGGGTGGAGATCGTTCACTTCGTGGGCGGCGGCTGA